GGAAAAGGCGATTGATATCCGGCTGGACAGCAAGAGCGTACGCCTGGATGTGTATGTTCAAGACGATACAGGACGGGTATTTAACATTGAAATGCAGTGTACTGATGAGCAGGACAGCGGATTGGCGAAACGGACGCGCTATTATCAGGCTATGATAGATATGGATATGCTGAAAAAAGGCGAAGTGTATAATAAGCTCAGGCCGTCTTATATTATATTTATTTGTACCTTTGATGCCTTTGACGCAGGACTGCCTATGTATACATTTAGAAATCGGTGCATTGAAACTGAAGGGCTGGAGCTGGGCGACGAGGGAACGAAGATATTCCTGAACAGCAAGGGCGATAGCGATACGCTGGACCCGGATGTACGGGCTTTTCTGCGGTACGTAGACGGCAAGGCAGCAGAAGGCGCATTTGTAAAGGCCGTAGAAAGAGAAGTAATACGAGTTAAGGAACACAAGGAAACGAGGCGAGAATATATGACGCTGGCAATGGAATTAGAGAGACAAAGACAATTTGGCCGGGAAGAGGGCCGGGAAGAAGGCAGAGAAGAAGAACGGTTGCAGATGATATTGGCGATGCTGAAAGATGGGGTTGCGAAAGAAACCATAGCAAAATATGCAAGAGTTTCAGTAGAATATATTACAGAACTAGGCAAGAAGAATCATCTGTTATAGTTGTATAAGGCGTCTGCGCAAGTAGACGTCTTATTTTATAGGCTGACGTATTCTTTTGCTGCGGCGACAGCGATACACTGGACCCAGATGTACGGGCTTTTCTGCGGTATGTAGACGGCAAGGCAGCAGAAGGCGTATTTGTAAAGGCCGTAGAAAGAGAAGTAATACGAGTTAAGGAACCCAAGGAAACGAGGCGAGAATATATGACGCTGGCAATGGAATTAGAGAGACAAAGGCAATTTGGCCGGGAAGAGGGCAGAAAAAAAGGTCGGGAAGAAGGCAGAAAAGAAGGCCGGGAAGTGAACTGCCCCCCAAATGTTAGACCAAAAAATCTAACGATTGGAGGTCAGTTTTTTTATGGCGAAACACAGTTACGAATTTAAGAAGCAACTGGTATTAGAATACCTGGACAATCAGGGAAGCTATGCTTCCATTTCACAAAAACATGGCATGCCGGACAGTTACCAGTTAAGAAAATGGGTTGCTGCTTACAAAAAATTGGGGATACCGGTTTAAAACGATCTCGATCCCGGAAAGAATACTCTTTCGAAGAAAAGCTTTCTGTGGTAGAGTCTTACTTAACAAGCGAACTCTCGTATCAGGAACTGGCTCTTCAAATGGGAATCAACAATCCGTCGCTACTTGTCAGATGGGTAAATGACTTTAAAATAGCTGGGCCGGATGCGTTAAGACCGCATAGGAAAGGCAGGAAGAAGACATTGAGTACATCGCAATCAAGAGAAACAGAAGCACAAGTTCAGCATACGGAGGTTGACACCCGCGCAGAGCACGTCAAGGAATTAGAGGATGAACTTCTCAAGCTCCGTATAGAGAATGCAGTTTTAAAAGAACTGAGGAGACTGCGGTTAGAGGACGAAGCAAAACGGAGAGGGTTGCGAACGTCATCTTCAGTCTCCGAGGACAATTCAAACTAAAAGATCTCCTCTCCTACACCGGCATGGCAAAGTCAACCTACATGTACTGGCAGAAACGCGTTGGCCGCGAAAATCCGGACAAAGAATTAGAAGATACCATACAGGAACTTTGCAAACAGCATACCACCTATGGCTATCGGCGAATCACGGGTGAGCTTACCAATCAGGGATGGTGCGTGAATAAGAAGAAGGTGCAGCGCATCATGCAAAAGCTAAGCCTTCAGGTCACTTGTTTTACGCGAAAGAGTCGCAGATACAGCTCTTACAAAGGTAAGGTGGGAACCATCGCTCCCAATAGAATACGCCGTCGCTTCCACACGACGGTTCCCCATCAGAAAATCACAACAGATACGACAGAATTTAAATACTATGAAGTGGATGCCCAAGGGCATCTGACGCAGCATAAGCTGTATCTGGATCCCTTTATGGATATGTTCAATGGAGAAATCATCAGCTATAGAATAGGGAACCGTCCTTCGGCCGAAAATATATTAGAAGCACAGGCGGAAGCGATCCGCATCACGGCGGATTGCCCCTATCGCCGAACCTTCCATTCCGACCAGGGTTGGGCGTACCAAATGAAGGCATACGTCCGCAAGCTCAAGCAAGAACGGATTTTTCAAAGCATGTCCCGGAAAGGCAACTGTCTGGATAATGCGGTGATGGAGAACTTCTTCGGCCTACTGAAACAGGAAATGTACTATGGTGTCGTGTACTATAGTTACGAAGAATTGAAATCAGCCATCGAACAGTATATCAAATACTATAACGAACAAAGAATCAAAGAAAAACTAGGCTGGAAGAGTCCTGTCAAATACAGGCTGTCCTTGTCCGCGGCATAAAAAAAGTAACGAGATAGTAAAAACTATCTCGTTACTAAAGTCTAACTTTTTGGGGTCACATCACTGCGGGCGTCTGTTTTTATATTATGTTATGCTGCCGAATCGTAGTGTACCACGGCAATTTCCATTATGATGCTGCCGTTAACATAGGTTATGAATTTCGAGAATCGCTCTTTGTGTTGTTTCATCAAAATTGTATATACAGTGAAACAACTTGACTTACACTTTACTCTAACGAGTATAATGAAATAAAAACGCAGAAATGGAGTATAGACGATGAACAGACGACAGTTTTTGAAAGCCCTGGGAATCGGCGCAGCCGGCCTAGCCCTCGGCGGTACATATTATGTAAGCCGACCGGAATTTGGCCGCCTGCCGACGGGGATGCGGCGGGAGCGCATCTTGGCATCGCCCCATTATTACGACGGGCAGTTTCAGAACTTGGAGCCTATCGACCAGACTGTCAAAGGGGGAGAAGCCAAGGCGACTATGTGAAGCTTTTTCTGTAAATAACTGCCAGGTATAGGTCTTCTATGATACAATCTAAATCATAGGAGGCTTAGTATCATGGCAAGAGAAAAGAAACCGGTACATAAGGTCATTATGACCGAAGGAAAACGCAGCATTATTCAACAACTGTTTCAAGAATATGACATTCAATCCGCAGAAGATATTCAGGAAGCACTGAAAGACCTGCTGGGCGGTACCATCAAAGAAATGATGGAAACCGAGATGGACGAACACCTTGGCTATCAGAAATCCCAGCGGTCTGACAGCGAGGATTACCGCAATGGGTATAAGAGAAAGCGGGTCAACAGCCGGTATGGTACCGTAGATATCCAGGTACCGCAGGACCGCAACTCCACGTTCGAACCGCAGGTGGTCCGTAAACGGCAAAAAGATATCTCTTCTATCGACCAGAAAATTATCTCCATGTATGCCAAGGGAATGACGACCCGGCAAATTTCAGAAACGTTAGAGGATATCTATGGATTTGAGGCTTCCGAAGGCTTCATTTCCGATGTAACCGATAAAATCCTGCCTCAAATTGAAGACTGGCAGAAACGCCCGCTGTCGGAAGTGTATCCTGTCCTCTATATTGATGCCATTCATTATTCTGTCCGGGATAACGGAGTGATCCGGAAGCTGGCAGCCTACGTCATTCTGGGAATCAACATAGACGGACAAAAAGAAGTTCTGACGATTCAGGTCGGAGACAATGAGAGCGCAAAATATTGGCTTTCCGTG
This region of Megasphaera stantonii genomic DNA includes:
- a CDS encoding Rpn family recombination-promoting nuclease/putative transposase, which encodes MKRIKDWEELTIQDNFLFQKVMRNKRLCQYLIEKILQIKIADITYPDTEKAIDIRLDSKSVRLDVYVQDDTGRVFNIEMQCTDEQDSGLAKRTRYYQAMIDMDMLKKGEVYNKLRPSYIIFICTFDAFDAGLPMYTFRNRCIETEGLELGDEGTKIFLNSKGDSDTLDPDVRAFLRYVDGKAAEGAFVKAVEREVIRVKEHKETRREYMTLAMELERQRQFGREEGREEGREEERLQMILAMLKDGVAKETIAKYARVSVEYITELGKKNHLL
- a CDS encoding twin-arginine translocation signal domain-containing protein; amino-acid sequence: MNRRQFLKALGIGAAGLALGGTYYVSRPEFGRLPTGMRRERILASPHYYDGQFQNLEPIDQTVKGGEAKATM
- a CDS encoding IS256 family transposase, whose translation is MAREKKPVHKVIMTEGKRSIIQQLFQEYDIQSAEDIQEALKDLLGGTIKEMMETEMDEHLGYQKSQRSDSEDYRNGYKRKRVNSRYGTVDIQVPQDRNSTFEPQVVRKRQKDISSIDQKIISMYAKGMTTRQISETLEDIYGFEASEGFISDVTDKILPQIEDWQKRPLSEVYPVLYIDAIHYSVRDNGVIRKLAAYVILGINIDGQKEVLTIQVGDNESAKYWLSVLNELKNRGVKDILILCADGLSGIKEAIAAAYPNTEYQRCIVHQVRNTLKYVADKDRKPFANDLKTIYQAPSEEQALESLERVTKTWSVKYPNSMKSWKQNWDAICPIFKFSMNVRKVIYTTNAIESLNSTYRKLNRQRSVFPSDTALLKALYLATFEATKKWTMPIRNWGQVYGELSIMYEGRLPE